The Kluyvera intermedia genome window below encodes:
- a CDS encoding DUF2502 domain-containing protein has translation MFRSLILAAVLMASAPMFANAGEITLLPSIKLQIGDRDNYGNYWDGGRWRDRDYWHKHRKRHDNGWHRGWNKHNAYERGYRDGWGDRDDHRGRGRDHGRGHGHGHRH, from the coding sequence ATGTTCAGGTCACTGATTCTGGCAGCAGTATTGATGGCATCAGCCCCGATGTTCGCCAATGCTGGCGAAATCACCCTGCTGCCATCCATAAAATTACAAATTGGCGATCGCGATAATTACGGCAACTACTGGGACGGTGGTCGCTGGCGCGATCGGGACTACTGGCACAAACACCGGAAACGTCACGACAACGGCTGGCATCGCGGCTGGAATAAGCATAATGCTTATGAACGTGGCTACCGTGATGGCTGGGGTGACCGTGATGATCATCGCGGTCGTGGACGCGACCACGGACGCGGTCATGGTCATGGGCACCGCCATTAA
- a CDS encoding NupC/NupG family nucleoside CNT transporter, which yields MDRVFHFILALVVVGILALLVSTNRKEIRIRYVVQLLVIEVLLAWFFLNSDVGLGFVRGFSEMFEKLLGFANEGTNFVFGSMNDKGLAFFFLKVLCPIVFISALIGILQHIRILPIIIRAIGTVLSKINGMGKLESFNAVSSLILGQSENFIAYKDILGKMSRNRMYTMAATAMSTVSMSIVGAYMTMLEPKYVVAALVLNMFSTFIVLSLINPYRVDASEENIQMSNLHEGQSFFEMLGEYILAGFKVAIIVAAMLIGFIALIAALNALFATVTGWFGYSISFQGILGYIFYPVAWIMGVPSGEALQVGSIMATKLVSNEFVAMMDLQKVAADLSPRAVGIISVFLVSFANFSSIGIIAGAIKGLNEVQGNVVSRFGLKLVYGSTLVSVLSASIAALVL from the coding sequence ATGGATCGCGTATTCCATTTTATTCTCGCGCTCGTAGTGGTTGGTATTCTGGCTCTGCTGGTCAGTACCAACCGTAAAGAGATTCGCATTCGTTATGTTGTTCAATTGCTTGTCATTGAAGTACTGCTGGCATGGTTCTTCCTGAACTCCGATGTTGGTCTGGGTTTCGTAAGAGGCTTTTCCGAGATGTTCGAAAAACTTCTCGGCTTTGCTAATGAAGGGACCAACTTCGTCTTTGGCAGCATGAACGATAAAGGCCTGGCATTCTTCTTCCTGAAAGTCCTGTGCCCTATCGTCTTCATCTCCGCCTTGATCGGTATTCTTCAGCACATCCGTATCCTACCAATCATCATCCGTGCGATTGGTACCGTGCTGTCAAAAATCAACGGCATGGGTAAACTGGAATCTTTCAACGCCGTCAGCTCCCTGATTCTGGGTCAGTCTGAAAACTTCATCGCCTACAAAGATATCCTCGGCAAAATGTCCCGTAACCGCATGTACACCATGGCGGCCACGGCGATGTCTACCGTTTCGATGTCGATTGTTGGCGCGTACATGACCATGCTGGAGCCGAAATATGTTGTTGCGGCGCTGGTTCTGAACATGTTCAGCACCTTTATCGTTCTGTCGCTCATCAACCCGTACCGCGTTGATGCCAGCGAAGAGAACATCCAGATGTCTAACCTGCACGAAGGCCAGAGCTTCTTTGAAATGCTGGGCGAGTACATTCTGGCAGGTTTCAAAGTCGCGATTATCGTTGCTGCGATGCTGATCGGCTTCATCGCCCTGATCGCCGCACTGAACGCCCTGTTTGCTACCGTAACCGGTTGGTTTGGTTACAGCATCTCCTTCCAGGGGATTCTGGGCTACATCTTCTATCCTGTCGCATGGATTATGGGTGTACCTTCTGGCGAAGCGTTGCAGGTTGGTAGCATTATGGCAACTAAGCTGGTATCCAACGAATTCGTTGCGATGATGGATCTGCAGAAAGTTGCCGCCGATCTTTCTCCTCGCGCAGTCGGCATCATTTCCGTATTCCTGGTCTCCTTCGCAAACTTCTCTTCAATCGGTATTATCGCTGGTGCGATTAAAGGCCTGAATGAAGTGCAAGGTAACGTGGTTTCTCGCTTCGGCCTGAAACTGGTTTACGGTTCAACGCTGGTCAGCGTACTGTCCGCATCTATCGCCGCGCTGGTTCTGTAA
- a CDS encoding YfeC-like transcriptional regulator, producing the protein MSTEELAERLGMTRQTINRWIREQKWHTEPMAGIKGGRARLIFMTQDVLDYLANTPALRDEHRYPRMEEPMRSYSANENDVVWHQNIDILVMTPTY; encoded by the coding sequence ATGTCTACTGAAGAACTGGCCGAGCGTCTGGGTATGACCCGACAAACGATTAATCGTTGGATCCGCGAGCAAAAATGGCACACAGAACCCATGGCTGGTATCAAAGGTGGGCGAGCACGACTGATCTTTATGACGCAGGATGTACTGGACTATCTCGCTAACACGCCGGCGTTACGCGATGAACATCGATATCCTCGAATGGAAGAGCCAATGCGCAGCTACAGCGCTAATGAGAATGATGTGGTCTGGCATCAAAATATCGATATTTTGGTAATGACTCCAACTTATTGA
- a CDS encoding YfeC-like transcriptional regulator, which translates to MLKERMTPEEIAHLTGYSRQTINKWVRKEGWTTSPRPGVQGGKARVVHINEQVIAFIHSAQRVCETAAPYVARVNDSTFQTLMLTMGEEMTEGEQKQLTSMLLREGISGVLQRLGIRG; encoded by the coding sequence ATGCTCAAGGAACGAATGACGCCGGAGGAGATTGCCCATCTCACGGGGTATAGCCGCCAGACTATCAATAAGTGGGTGCGTAAAGAGGGCTGGACGACATCGCCACGTCCCGGTGTTCAGGGCGGAAAGGCTCGCGTGGTCCACATTAATGAGCAGGTTATAGCGTTTATTCATAGTGCCCAGCGAGTATGCGAAACCGCCGCGCCTTACGTAGCGCGCGTTAATGACAGTACCTTCCAGACGCTGATGCTTACGATGGGTGAAGAAATGACCGAAGGCGAGCAGAAACAACTCACCTCAATGCTGTTGCGGGAAGGAATCAGTGGCGTCTTACAACGATTAGGAATACGTGGTTAA
- the mgrA gene encoding L-glyceraldehyde 3-phosphate reductase, with protein sequence MVYQANPTRYENMTFQRCGNSGLKLPAISLGLWHNFGDATLIENSRQLLRHAFDRGITHFDLANNYGPPPGSAESNFGRILREDLLPYRDELIISSKAGYTMWDGPYGDWGSRKYLISSLDQSLKRMGLEYVDIFYHHRPDPETPLLETMRALDHIVRQGKALYVGLSNYPAELARQAIGILNDLGTPCLIHQPKYSMLERGAENGLLDVLAQEGVGCIAFSPLAGGQLTDRYLHGIPADSRAASGSVFLKPEQLTDGKIEAVRQLNTMAEKRGQKLSQMALAWVLRQQAITSVLIGASKIAQLDDAVGMLANRHFSAQECAEIDAILRSIK encoded by the coding sequence ATGGTTTACCAGGCAAATCCGACGCGTTATGAGAACATGACGTTTCAGCGCTGCGGCAACAGCGGCCTCAAGCTCCCGGCTATATCGCTGGGACTATGGCATAACTTTGGTGATGCAACGCTTATTGAAAACAGCCGTCAGCTGCTGCGTCACGCATTCGATCGCGGGATCACGCACTTTGATTTAGCCAACAACTATGGGCCGCCTCCAGGTTCAGCGGAGAGCAACTTTGGCCGCATTTTACGTGAAGATCTCCTTCCTTATCGTGATGAGCTGATTATCTCCAGCAAAGCCGGCTACACCATGTGGGATGGCCCTTATGGCGACTGGGGTTCACGCAAATATCTAATCTCCAGCCTCGACCAAAGCCTGAAACGGATGGGGCTCGAGTATGTCGATATTTTCTATCACCACCGTCCTGACCCGGAAACTCCGCTGCTGGAAACGATGCGTGCCCTGGACCATATCGTACGCCAGGGTAAGGCGCTGTACGTTGGGCTTTCCAACTATCCGGCAGAGCTTGCGCGTCAGGCAATTGGCATTCTGAACGATCTTGGTACGCCATGCCTTATCCACCAGCCAAAATATTCGATGCTGGAACGCGGCGCAGAGAACGGGCTACTGGATGTGTTGGCACAAGAAGGCGTGGGCTGTATTGCTTTCTCACCGTTGGCCGGTGGACAACTAACCGACCGGTATCTGCACGGTATTCCGGCAGATTCACGCGCGGCCAGCGGCAGTGTATTCCTTAAGCCCGAGCAACTGACTGACGGTAAGATTGAGGCCGTAAGGCAGCTCAATACGATGGCAGAAAAACGGGGTCAGAAGCTGTCGCAAATGGCGCTGGCATGGGTGTTGCGCCAGCAGGCGATCACTTCCGTACTGATTGGCGCGAGTAAGATTGCCCAACTGGATGACGCGGTAGGAATGCTGGCGAACAGGCATTTTAGCGCGCAGGAATGCGCTGAAATAGACGCCATCTTACGCAGTATAAAATAA
- the gltX gene encoding glutamate--tRNA ligase: MKIKTRFAPSPTGYLHVGGARTALYSWLFARHNDGEFVLRIEDTDLERSTPEAIEAIMDGMNWLNLEWDEGPYYQTKRFDRYNAVIDEMLVAGTAYKCYCSKERLDALREEQMAKGDKPRYDGRCRHGHEHHADDEPCVVRFANPEDGSVIFDDQIRGPIEFSNHELDDLIIRRTDGSPTYNFCVVVDDWDMEITHVIRGEDHINNTPRQINILKALNAPVPVYAHVSMINGDDGKKLSKRHGAVSVMQYRDDGYLPEALLNYLVRLGWSSGDQEIFTREEMIKLFSLGAVSKSASAFNTEKLQWLNHHYINTLAPEYVATHLQWHIEQENIDTRMGPQLCELVTLLGERCKTLKEMAQSCRYFYEDFAEFDADAAKKHLRPVARQPLEVVRDKIAAITEWTAENVHHAIQSTADELEVGMGKVGMPLRVAVTGAGQSPALDVTVHAIGKSRSVERINKALGFIAERESQQ, encoded by the coding sequence ATGAAAATCAAAACTCGCTTCGCGCCTAGCCCAACCGGCTATCTGCACGTCGGCGGTGCTCGTACTGCTCTTTACTCCTGGCTTTTTGCACGTCACAACGACGGTGAGTTCGTGCTGCGTATTGAAGACACCGATCTCGAGCGCTCAACCCCAGAAGCCATTGAAGCCATTATGGATGGGATGAATTGGCTAAACCTGGAGTGGGATGAAGGCCCGTACTATCAGACCAAACGTTTTGATCGCTACAATGCGGTCATTGATGAGATGCTGGTCGCAGGCACGGCTTATAAATGCTACTGCTCTAAAGAGCGTCTGGATGCTCTGCGTGAAGAGCAGATGGCAAAAGGTGACAAACCTCGCTACGACGGACGTTGCCGCCATGGTCACGAACATCATGCCGACGACGAGCCTTGCGTGGTACGTTTTGCCAACCCGGAAGATGGCTCTGTTATTTTTGACGACCAGATCCGTGGTCCAATTGAATTCAGTAACCACGAGCTGGACGATCTGATCATCCGTCGTACCGATGGTTCTCCAACCTACAACTTCTGTGTGGTTGTGGACGACTGGGATATGGAAATCACCCACGTCATCCGTGGCGAAGACCATATCAACAACACCCCGCGTCAGATCAACATTCTGAAAGCATTGAATGCACCGGTGCCGGTTTATGCGCACGTGTCGATGATCAACGGCGATGACGGTAAAAAATTATCCAAACGTCATGGCGCGGTCAGCGTTATGCAGTATCGCGATGACGGTTATCTGCCGGAAGCGCTGCTGAACTATCTGGTGCGCCTGGGCTGGTCCAGCGGCGATCAGGAAATCTTCACCCGTGAAGAGATGATCAAGTTGTTCTCTCTTGGCGCGGTAAGCAAATCTGCCAGCGCGTTCAACACTGAAAAACTGCAGTGGCTGAACCATCACTACATCAACACTCTGGCACCTGAGTACGTGGCAACGCATCTGCAATGGCACATTGAGCAGGAAAATATCGATACCCGTATGGGTCCACAGCTCTGTGAGCTGGTCACCCTGCTGGGCGAGCGCTGCAAAACGCTTAAAGAGATGGCGCAGAGCTGCCGTTACTTCTACGAAGATTTTGCAGAATTCGATGCGGATGCGGCGAAGAAACACCTGCGTCCAGTTGCCCGCCAGCCGCTGGAAGTCGTACGCGACAAAATCGCTGCAATTACCGAATGGACTGCGGAAAACGTGCACCACGCTATTCAGTCTACCGCTGATGAGTTGGAAGTTGGCATGGGTAAAGTGGGAATGCCGCTGCGTGTTGCGGTAACTGGGGCAGGGCAGTCACCTGCGCTGGACGTTACCGTGCATGCTATCGGTAAATCTCGCAGCGTTGAACGTATCAATAAAGCATTAGGCTTTATTGCTGAGCGTGAAAGTCAGCAGTAA
- a CDS encoding IS1-like element IS1B family transposase (programmed frameshift): MASVSISCPSCSATDGVVRNGKSTAGHQRYLCSHCRKTWQLQFTYTASQPGTHQKIIDMAMNGVGCRATARIMGVGLNTIFRHFKKLRPQSVTSRIQPGSDVIVCAEMDEQWGYVGAKSRQRWLFYAYDRLRKTVVAHVFGERTMATLGRLMSLLSPFDVVIWMTDGWPLYESRLKGKLHIISKRYTQRIERHNLNLRQHLARLGRKSLSFSKSVELHDKVIGHYLNIKHYQ; the protein is encoded by the exons GTGGCTTCTGTTTCTATCAGCTGTCCCTCCTGTTCAGCTACTGACGGGGTGGTGCGTAACGGCAAAAGCACCGCCGGACATCAGCGCTATCTCTGCTCTCACTGCCGTAAAACATGGCAACTGCAGTTCACTTACACCGCTTCTCAACCCGGTACGCACCAGAAAATCATTGATATGGCCATGAATGGCGTTGGATGCCGGGCAACTGCCCGCATTATGGGCGTTGGCCTCAACACGATTTTCCGCCATT TTAAAAAACTCAGGCCGCAGTCGGTAACCTCGCGCATACAGCCGGGCAGTGACGTCATCGTCTGCGCGGAAATGGACGAACAGTGGGGATACGTCGGGGCTAAATCGCGCCAGCGCTGGCTGTTTTACGCGTATGACAGGCTCCGGAAGACGGTTGTTGCGCACGTATTCGGTGAACGCACTATGGCGACGCTGGGGCGTCTTATGAGCCTGCTGTCACCCTTTGACGTGGTGATATGGATGACGGATGGCTGGCCGCTGTATGAATCCCGCCTGAAGGGAAAGCTGCACATAATCAGCAAGCGATATACGCAGCGAATTGAGCGGCATAACCTGAATCTGAGGCAGCACCTGGCACGGCTGGGACGGAAGTCGCTGTCGTTCTCAAAATCGGTGGAGCTGCATGACAAAGTCATCGGGCATTATCTGAACATAAAACACTATCAATAA
- a CDS encoding alpha-keto acid decarboxylase family protein: MTASYTVADYLLDRLADCGSDHLFGVPGDYNLQFLDHVIDHKTIRWVGCANELNAAYAADGYARMQGFGALLTTYGVGELSALNGVAGSFAEQVPVLHIVGAPCTGAQQRHECLHHTLGDGNFDHFRQMSAPISVAQGVLNARNACDEIDRVLREIKRTNKPGYLLLPADISALPVSRAVNVITEPDTHDSAQLASFIEHARDFLQSCRRVSLLADVLALRFGLQTVLNQWMNDVPIPHATLLMGKGLFDEQRAGFAGTYSGKASLPQTREAIEDAEVIVCIGTCFTDTITAGFTQQIPVERSIEIQPFASRIAGRWFSGITMQEAVKALITLSHDFSSQWQTYQQKNAVSPTVDNGHLTQRHFWQTLEKSLQPNDILLADQGTAAFGIAALTLPSGASLIVQPLWGSIGFTLPAAFGAQTSQPDRRVVLVIGDGAAQLTIQELSSMLRDGQRPLILLLNNEGYTVERAIHGPEQRYNDIGLWNWTQLPQALSLHGQFECWKVTNASQLNDVLARAQRRHKLTLVEVVLPKMDIPPLLKAVTDSLEARNNGH; this comes from the coding sequence ATGACCGCGTCCTATACCGTTGCAGATTATCTACTAGATCGCTTGGCTGACTGTGGCTCTGACCACCTGTTTGGCGTGCCGGGAGACTACAACCTCCAGTTTCTTGACCATGTGATTGACCACAAAACAATACGCTGGGTGGGCTGTGCCAACGAACTCAATGCTGCCTATGCCGCTGATGGCTATGCACGGATGCAGGGCTTTGGGGCACTGTTGACCACCTATGGCGTAGGTGAGTTAAGCGCGTTAAATGGCGTTGCGGGAAGCTTTGCTGAACAGGTACCCGTACTGCATATTGTGGGCGCACCTTGTACCGGTGCCCAGCAGCGACATGAGTGTCTACATCACACCTTAGGCGACGGTAACTTTGACCACTTCCGTCAGATGAGTGCCCCAATCTCTGTCGCACAGGGTGTGTTAAACGCGCGCAATGCTTGCGACGAAATCGACCGTGTACTGCGAGAGATCAAACGCACAAACAAACCTGGATATTTACTGTTACCGGCCGATATCTCGGCGCTCCCGGTATCGCGCGCTGTAAACGTTATCACTGAACCAGACACTCATGATTCGGCGCAACTCGCCAGTTTCATTGAACATGCTCGGGATTTTTTGCAGTCGTGTCGTCGAGTCTCGCTGCTGGCGGATGTGCTTGCGTTACGTTTTGGCCTCCAGACGGTGTTGAATCAGTGGATGAACGATGTGCCGATACCTCATGCCACCTTATTGATGGGTAAAGGATTGTTTGACGAGCAACGAGCGGGCTTTGCTGGGACTTACAGCGGTAAGGCAAGCTTACCGCAGACGCGTGAGGCCATTGAGGATGCCGAGGTTATCGTCTGTATTGGTACCTGTTTCACCGACACCATTACAGCGGGCTTTACCCAACAGATCCCGGTTGAGCGATCCATTGAGATCCAGCCTTTTGCCTCAAGGATCGCTGGGCGCTGGTTCAGCGGCATTACGATGCAAGAGGCAGTAAAAGCACTCATTACCCTGAGCCACGACTTCTCCTCCCAGTGGCAGACGTATCAGCAAAAGAACGCTGTATCGCCTACGGTCGATAATGGACATCTGACACAACGCCATTTCTGGCAGACACTGGAAAAATCGCTCCAGCCAAATGATATTTTGTTGGCAGACCAGGGGACGGCGGCATTTGGTATTGCCGCGCTGACGCTGCCTTCCGGTGCGAGCTTGATTGTGCAGCCTTTATGGGGATCGATTGGTTTTACTCTGCCAGCGGCATTCGGTGCGCAAACTTCCCAGCCGGACAGACGCGTGGTGCTGGTGATTGGTGATGGTGCCGCACAGCTTACAATTCAGGAGCTCAGTTCGATGCTCCGGGACGGACAACGTCCGCTGATTTTGTTGCTCAATAACGAAGGTTACACGGTTGAGCGGGCCATTCACGGGCCGGAACAGCGCTATAACGACATCGGCCTTTGGAACTGGACGCAATTGCCGCAGGCGCTCAGCCTTCATGGTCAGTTTGAGTGCTGGAAAGTCACCAACGCATCGCAACTTAACGATGTGCTGGCGCGCGCGCAGCGTCGGCATAAGCTGACGCTAGTGGAAGTTGTGCTGCCGAAGATGGATATCCCACCGCTCCTGAAAGCGGTGACCGATTCGCTGGAAGCACGCAACAACGGGCATTAA
- a CDS encoding EAL domain-containing protein, with product MTVKRSTPVRKFLLVLIMSLVVIPFSRYLSPTTFYDGHSVYLAWLPLGVMIALVMLFGRHAVVPLIVGFTITNYWQLHLSPINSLLLLFCQLSAVCISSLVLRSILGRRWRHGLAIHHLGLRIFWLGFATPVLAKVMMYLTGELTSIPSSMFSYFNITSLIYTIVNIQGLVCSSLIFTLLFYYPLRMCLNAQYARAFWRKNIAGYVGLRSRVFIICWFAGLSGLLFFLCAPFGEGYFTGYLVSVVFIIFSFGISQLTYPIVILSWTLTSFVLVMYNKNFLHGVQTQYSLSFILSVLISFTVCLFYMLQIYHRSRRLKQKWQEQAMQDPLTGLPNLRALEAYLLNLRSASVCCLHIENLDFLSRHYGMMMRIQCKRSITLVLQPELGKDEKLFQLPGNELLLVLKGPDTEARLTHLIAFLRLQGIRWNNTLLNLEYGISWGQICAQDDNLYHTLGQLSWLAEQAGEGGQILKLDNGQVEAFDQTSERVLLLNRIKKALDQGGFVLYAQPIRKPTGEGYYEILSRLVDANGMVMPDKFIPILTQFNLSKRFDMQVLKCLFRSLEAFPGQRFSVNLMPYTLMQTESAKEIIALFRQYQVNVKRIIFEITEEQAFSNSDVSINNLHQLRNFGCQIAIDDFGTGYANYERLKRLEADIIKIDGSFVRDVLTDPMDAMIIRSICELAKVQNLEVVAEYVETLEQQTLLSQLGVHYMQGYLIDKPRPLCEIANRIED from the coding sequence ATGACTGTGAAACGGAGTACCCCAGTAAGGAAATTCCTACTCGTGCTGATAATGAGCCTGGTGGTTATTCCTTTTTCTCGATATCTTTCTCCGACCACTTTTTATGATGGTCATTCGGTATATTTGGCTTGGTTGCCATTGGGGGTAATGATTGCCCTGGTGATGCTGTTTGGGCGCCATGCCGTAGTGCCTCTGATTGTCGGCTTTACCATTACAAACTACTGGCAGCTGCACCTCTCACCCATTAATTCATTACTGTTGCTGTTCTGTCAGTTATCGGCGGTGTGCATCTCAAGCCTTGTTTTACGCTCTATTCTTGGGCGGCGATGGCGGCATGGATTAGCTATACATCATCTTGGTTTGCGTATTTTTTGGTTGGGTTTTGCCACTCCAGTATTGGCAAAAGTTATGATGTATTTGACCGGGGAATTAACATCTATCCCATCATCAATGTTTAGTTATTTTAATATAACATCGCTTATTTATACTATTGTTAATATCCAGGGCCTGGTCTGCTCATCTCTCATTTTTACGCTACTGTTTTATTATCCGTTACGAATGTGCCTGAATGCGCAATATGCCCGGGCATTCTGGCGAAAAAATATCGCAGGCTATGTGGGTTTGCGGAGCCGAGTTTTTATCATCTGCTGGTTTGCGGGGTTGTCCGGATTACTGTTTTTCCTCTGTGCTCCCTTCGGTGAGGGGTACTTTACGGGGTATCTGGTTTCCGTGGTATTTATCATTTTCTCGTTTGGTATCAGCCAATTAACTTACCCTATAGTCATCCTCTCCTGGACGCTAACCTCCTTTGTGCTGGTGATGTATAACAAAAACTTCCTGCATGGTGTCCAGACGCAATACTCGCTCTCTTTTATCCTATCGGTACTGATTTCTTTCACCGTATGCCTATTTTATATGCTGCAAATTTATCACCGTAGCCGACGTCTGAAACAGAAGTGGCAGGAGCAGGCGATGCAGGACCCGTTGACTGGGTTGCCCAATCTGCGGGCGCTAGAGGCGTACCTGCTGAATCTGCGTTCTGCCAGCGTGTGTTGTCTGCATATTGAAAATCTGGACTTCCTCAGCCGCCATTACGGCATGATGATGCGGATTCAGTGTAAGCGCAGCATCACTTTGGTTCTGCAGCCTGAGCTTGGTAAGGATGAAAAACTATTCCAGTTGCCGGGCAATGAATTGCTGCTGGTGCTTAAGGGGCCAGATACCGAAGCGCGGTTGACGCACCTGATCGCCTTCCTGCGTCTGCAGGGGATTCGCTGGAACAACACGCTTTTGAATCTGGAATACGGCATCTCCTGGGGGCAGATATGTGCTCAGGACGACAATTTGTACCACACGCTGGGCCAGTTGAGCTGGTTGGCGGAGCAAGCTGGAGAAGGGGGGCAAATCCTCAAGCTGGACAATGGTCAGGTTGAAGCGTTTGATCAGACCAGTGAACGGGTTTTATTGTTGAACCGTATTAAAAAGGCGCTGGATCAGGGCGGCTTTGTCCTCTATGCCCAGCCCATCAGAAAACCGACTGGGGAGGGATATTACGAAATCCTGAGTCGGCTGGTTGATGCAAATGGCATGGTAATGCCGGATAAATTTATCCCCATATTGACTCAGTTTAACCTCTCTAAACGCTTTGATATGCAGGTGCTCAAGTGCTTATTTCGTTCTCTTGAGGCCTTCCCAGGCCAGCGTTTTTCAGTCAATTTAATGCCGTATACTCTGATGCAAACCGAAAGCGCTAAAGAGATTATTGCGCTATTCCGTCAATATCAGGTCAATGTTAAACGCATTATTTTTGAGATAACAGAGGAGCAAGCGTTTTCTAACTCGGACGTCAGTATCAATAATCTTCATCAATTGCGCAATTTTGGCTGTCAGATTGCGATTGATGACTTCGGCACCGGTTATGCCAACTATGAACGGCTAAAACGCCTTGAAGCCGACATTATCAAGATTGATGGTAGCTTTGTTCGTGATGTGCTGACCGATCCGATGGATGCGATGATTATCCGTTCGATATGTGAACTGGCGAAAGTTCAGAACCTGGAAGTTGTTGCGGAGTATGTGGAAACCCTCGAGCAACAAACGCTCCTCTCACAGTTAGGCGTGCACTATATGCAGGGTTATCTGATTGATAAACCACGACCGCTTTGTGAGATAGCTAACCGGATTGAAGACTAA
- a CDS encoding YfeC-like transcriptional regulator, whose translation MTPVEQLRLNQLLLRIGLSGFLTRLGINEDKNEA comes from the coding sequence ATGACGCCAGTGGAACAGTTGAGGTTAAACCAATTGCTGTTACGGATAGGACTCAGCGGATTTTTGACGCGGCTCGGGATAAATGAAGACAAAAATGAGGCATAA
- a CDS encoding Nramp family divalent metal transporter produces the protein MTNSRVENSTNRAARRMRLALMGPAFIAAIGYIDPGNFATNIQAGASFGYQLLWVVVWANLMAMLIQVLSAKLGIATGKNLAEQIRDHYPRPLVWFYWVQAEIIAMATDLAEFIGAAIGFKLIFGISLLQGAVLTGIATFLILMLQRRGQKPLEKVIGGLLLFVAAAYIVELIFSQPALAPLAKGMILPSLPNSEAVFLAAGVLGATIMPHVIYLHSSLTQNLHGGSAKERYNATRWDVAIAMTIAGFVNLAMMATAAAAFHAHGHTGIADLDQAYLTLEPLLSHAAATIFGLSLIAAGLSSTVVGTLAGQVVMQGFIRFHIPLWFRRAITMLPSFVVILMGLDPTRILVMSQVLLSFGIALALVPLLIFTSDSKLMGELVNKRWVKYIGWAIVAIVVTLNGWLLVGTLFG, from the coding sequence ATGACCAACAGTCGCGTTGAAAATAGTACTAATCGGGCAGCGCGCCGTATGCGGTTGGCGCTGATGGGGCCGGCATTTATTGCCGCAATCGGCTATATCGACCCGGGTAACTTTGCCACCAATATTCAGGCGGGTGCGAGTTTCGGTTACCAGCTCTTATGGGTGGTCGTCTGGGCTAACCTGATGGCGATGCTGATTCAGGTGCTGTCAGCCAAGCTGGGGATTGCGACGGGGAAAAACCTCGCCGAGCAAATCCGCGACCACTATCCACGCCCGCTGGTCTGGTTCTACTGGGTACAGGCTGAAATCATCGCCATGGCGACGGATCTTGCTGAGTTTATTGGGGCGGCGATCGGCTTTAAGCTCATCTTTGGTATCTCGCTGCTGCAAGGGGCGGTGCTGACGGGGATTGCAACCTTCTTGATCCTGATGCTGCAACGCCGTGGGCAAAAACCTTTAGAGAAAGTGATTGGCGGTTTGCTGCTATTTGTTGCGGCGGCTTATATTGTCGAACTGATTTTCTCGCAGCCCGCGTTGGCCCCCCTGGCGAAAGGGATGATTTTACCGTCATTGCCGAATTCTGAAGCCGTTTTCCTGGCGGCTGGCGTGTTGGGGGCAACCATCATGCCGCATGTTATCTATTTACACTCTTCGTTGACCCAGAATCTGCACGGCGGTAGCGCTAAAGAGCGCTATAACGCGACACGCTGGGATGTGGCAATCGCCATGACCATTGCGGGTTTTGTGAATCTGGCGATGATGGCCACCGCTGCGGCGGCGTTCCACGCCCACGGACACACCGGGATTGCTGATTTGGATCAGGCATATCTGACGCTGGAACCCCTGCTGAGTCATGCTGCGGCGACGATCTTCGGTCTTAGCCTGATTGCCGCTGGGCTCTCTTCCACGGTCGTCGGTACGCTGGCGGGGCAGGTGGTGATGCAGGGCTTTATTCGCTTCCATATCCCATTATGGTTCCGCCGTGCCATTACGATGTTACCGTCATTTGTGGTGATTTTGATGGGTTTAGATCCGACGCGTATTCTGGTGATGAGCCAGGTGCTGTTGAGCTTTGGTATTGCTCTGGCGCTGGTACCGCTGCTGATTTTCACAAGCGATAGCAAGCTGATGGGGGAATTGGTGAATAAGCGCTGGGTCAAATACATCGGTTGGGCGATTGTGGCAATAGTCGTAACGCTGAATGGATGGCTGCTGGTGGGGACGCTGTTTGGATAG